The sequence AGGGCGGCGGTGAACGCCCGGGCGGCGTCCGGATCCTCCAGAACCAGTCCGAGCGCGTCGGTGCCGGTCTTCTCCTGCGGCCCGCCGGTGTGGGCGGCGAGACGGGCGAGCAAGGGCATGGTCGGGGTCCTCCTGCGGTGCCGGCCGGCGGGGTCGCGGCCCATCCTCGCAGGGCGCGCCGCACCGGGGTACGCCGGTGGACGGCCGGGCCGCCCGCGCACCGCGCTCCGGCCGGCGGCCTCGGGCCGGCGCTCGCCGCTGGATCCGACGCCGTGGCCGCTGCCCGCCCGGCCACCCGGGCTCAGTGCGGGTGGACCCGCCGCCCGGCCGGTGCGGCGCCGCGGTGGATCGGGCCGTGCGACTCGTCGCAGTGCGGCTCGTCGCCGGCCGCTCCGACGACCTCGTCAGCGTGATCGACCTGCAGGGTGGTGTGCCGGATGTCGTGCCGGTCGTGCAGCAGCCGCTCCAGCAGCCCGCGGATGGTGTGACAGTCGGCGTGGTCGGCGACGATGACGTGCGCGGACAGGGCGGCCTGACCGGAGGTGATCTGCCACAGGTGCAGATCGTGGATCTCGGCGACCGCCGGGACGGCGGCGAGTTCGGCGCCGATCGCGTCGACGTCGACACCGTGCGGCGCGGCCTCCAGCAGGACCCGGCCGGAGTCGCGCAGCAGCCGCACCCCGGCGGTGGCCATCAGCGCGACCACGATCAGCGAGGCGATCGCGTCGGCCCGGGCGAAGCCGGTGAACACCATGACGACACCGGCGACCAGGGTGGCGGCGAACGCGAACAGGTCGTTGAGGATGTGCTGGTAGGCGCCCTCGACGTTGAGGCTGGTGCGGTTGGCGCGCGACATGCACCAGGCGGCCGCGACGTTGACCACCACCCCGACGGCGGCGGTGGCGAGCACCAGTCCGCCGGCGACCTGCGGCGGCGCCAGCAACCGCTGGACCGCCTCGTAGCCGAGCCAGCCGCCGAGCAGCAGCAGGGTCAGCCCGTTGGCCTGCGCGGAGAGGATCTCGGCGCGTTTCAGGCCGTACGTGTAACCGCCCTTCGGCGGCCGGGCGGCCAGCCGCATGGCGATCAGGGCGAGGACGATCGCGGCCGCGTCGGTGAGCATGTGCGCGGCGTCGGAGAGCAGCGCGAGGGAGCGGGCGACGACACCGACGACGACCTCGCCGGCCATGAACACGGTGATCAGGGCGAGGGCCGCGGTCAGCCAGCGCCGGTCGGCATCGGCCCGCACCCCGTGGTCGTGTCCGGCGTGCCCGCCGTGCGCTGCGTGCCCGCCGTGCGCTGCGTGCCCGCCGTGCGTTGCGTGCCCGCCGTGCGCTGCGTGCCCGTCGTGCGCTGGGTGCCCGTCGTGCGCTGCGTGCCCGCGGTGTGCGGCGGCGACGTGCTCGTGGTCGTGCCGGTGATTGCTGGACATGGCGTTCCCTCAGCTTGATCGTCGACAGGGCGGTCCTGAATTACTGAATCACCGTTCGCCGGCGCAGCACCCGTCATCGCCGCCGGCAGCCGGCGGCCGGGGCGCGCAGCAGGCATCCCCACGCCACGTCTCACGCCCCTCCTTGACCGCGACCGCGGCGATGACGAGGGCGGCGACCGGGTCGGCCCAGCTCCAGCCGAACAGGCTGTCGACCGTCAGCCCGGCCAGCAGCACCGCCGACAGGTAGGTGCACAGCAGTGTCTGCCGGGAGTCGGCGACCGCGGTGCGCGAGCGCAACTCGCGGCCGGCACGGCGCTGAGCCGCCGAGAGGCCCGGCATGACCAGCAGGGACACCGCGGCGAGGAGGATCCCGGCGGTGGAGTGCCCGGCGTCGGCCCCGCTGAGCAGCGCGCGCAGCGACTCGGCGGCGACGTAGCCGGCCAGCGCGAAGAACGAGACCGCGATGATCCGCAGCGCGGTCCTCTCCCGCGCCTGCGGGTCACGACCGGCGAACTGCCAGGCCACCGCGGCGGCCGAGGACACCTCGATGACCGAGTCCAGGCCGAATCCGATCAGCGCGGTCGAGTCCGCGGCCGTGCCGGCGGCGATCGCCACCACGGCCTCCACCACGTTGTACGTGATGGTGGCCGCGACCAGCAGCCGGATCCGGCGGGCGAGCGGGTCCCGGCGTGGCCCGTCCCGCCGGTCCCGCCGGTCCGGCGAGTCCCGTAAGTCCCGGCGGTCCGGACCGTCCCGGCCGTCTGGACCGTCCCGGCCGTCCGGACCGTCCCGGCGGTCCGGACCGTCCCGGCCGTCCGCACCGGCCTGGGCGGACGGGATCAGCGGCAGGCTCATCGGCAGCAGTCCTCGGCGGCGTCCGCGCACGCGGCCGGGTCGACCGCCAGGACCAGCCCGAGCAGGTCGCCGAGGGCGTGCCGGATGCGCGGGTCGGCCAGCTCGTACCGGGTGCGGCGACCCTGCGGGACGGCGACGACCAGGCCACAGCCGCGCAGGCAGGCCAGGTGGTTGGACAGGTTCTGCCGGGTCACCCCGAGCAGGTCGGCCAGCTCGGCCGGGTAACCCGGCGCCTCGCGCAGCGCCAGCAGCAGCCGGGCCCGGGTGGGGTCGGACAGCGCATGTCCGAATCGGGCCAGCACCTGGCCGTGCGTCACCGTCTCCATGACACGACAGTACATCGTTGGATGTATTCAGTGGAAGGTGTATCCCGGTACCCCCTAACTAAAGCGAACGATCGTTCTTGACAGGGTCCCGGCTGCGGTTCCACACTAAAACGAGCAATCGTTCGTTTTCAGGGGAGTCGTCATGTCCACGCAGACCCGGCCCATCGCACCGGCGCCGTCGCCCTGGCCGAAGGTGGCCGGTGTGGTCGCCCTGCTCACCGTGATCGTCAGCGTGCTGCTGACCGCATTTGCCTGGCCCTCGGTGCGCTCGTCGGTGCACGACGTGCCGATCGCCGTCGCCGGGCCGGCCACCGCGACCGGCCCGGTCACCGCCGCCCTGCAGCAGCGGCTGCCGGGCGGCTTCGACATCACCCCGGTCGCCGACACCGCGGCCGCCGAGCGGCTCATCCGTGACCGGGAGGTCTACGGCGCCGTCGACGTGAGTGGCGCCGTCCCGCAGGTGCTCACCGCCTCGGCCGCCAGCGCCACGATCGCGCAGACGCTGCAGGGGGTCGCCACCGCGCTCGGGCAGGCCCGGTCGGCGACGCCGGGCCCCGCCGTCGCCGTACGCGACATCGTCGCCCTGCCCGCCGACGACCCGCGCGGCGCGGGCCTCGGCGCCGCCGCCCTGCCCCTGGTCATGGGCGCTCTGATCACCGCGGTCCTGCTCACCGGCCTGCTGCGCGGCGCCGGCCGTCGGGTCGCCGGCGCGCTCGCCTTCTCGGTCACCGGCGGCCTGGCCATGGCGGCGATCCTGCAGTTCTGGTTCGGCTCGATCGGCGGGGCCTACCTGGCCAACGCCGGCGCCGTCGCGCTGACCGTCGCCGCCATCTCGACGACTCTGCTCGGCCTGGAGGCGCTGCTCGGCTACCCCGGGTTCGGGCTCGGTGCGGCGCTGATGATGCTGGTCGGCAACCCGTTCGCCGGCTCCGCCACCGCCCCCGAGATGCTGCCCGGCTGGGGCGGCGCGCTCGGGCAGCTGCTCCCGCCCGGCGCCGGCGGGCAGCTGCTGCGCTGCACCGCCTTCTTCGACGGTGCCGGCAGCGGCCACGCCGTCACGGTGCTGCTGTCCTGGCTGGCCCTCGGCGTGAGTCTCTGCCTGGTCAGCGGCCTTCGCACCGGGCGTGCCGCCACGGGCGGGGATGCCGGTGCCGGGCGTGCCGCCACGGGCGGGGATGCCGGTGCCGGGCGCGCCGCCACGGGCGGGGATGCCGGTGCCGGGCGTGCCGCCACGGGCGGGGATGCCGGTGCCGGGCGCGCCGCCACGGGCGGGGATGCCGGTGCCGGGCGTGCCGCCACGGGCGGGGATGCCGGTGCCGGGCGCGCCGCCACGGCCCGGCCCGCCGGTGCCGGGCAGGCGCCGGCCTGACGGGGTCGCTGTGGGCGCCACTCCCGGCCGGGAAGCCGGTGCCGGGCAGGCGCCGGCCTGACCGGGGTCGCTGTGAAGGCTGCGGAGGCGTCGGATAGAAAGAGCGCCGTGACTCTCCTTCCGGGCTACGACGACCGTGGCCCCGACGAATCGGACGGGCCGGGCCTCGCCGTGGACGGATCGGCGCTGCTCGACCTGCCCGGCTTCTGGGCCGCCCACCTGGACCTGGTCGGCCTCGACCTGGACGAGGAGCTGGCCGAGCTGTTCGGCGACCGGCTCGCCGACATCCGCGCCACCTACGACCGGCTCACCGACCTGCGGACCTGGCCGGTCTTCCCGGTCGATCTCGGCGACCGTGGCCGGCTGGCCGTCGTCTACCGCAACTTCGACGGCGACCTCGGCGTCGACTATCTGAGCTCACCCGGCGCCGGCCGCGACTACCAGGTGATCGCGTCCTCCGACGGCGGGGGGAGCCTCTCCTGGGCCGAGATCGTCGCGGCTGCCGACCACCAGCCCGACCCGCTGTCACGGGCCCGGGCCCTGCTGTTGCTCACCCCGATGCTCTACGACACGCCGCCGGACCCGGCCGCGGCCATCGACCGCCTGGCCGACGCGCTGCGCACCGCCGGAGTGGCCGGCGACGTCACCGCGATCGCCGGACGGATCGTGCACCGGGACGACGAGGGCGGGCAGCAGCCGGCCGGATCAGCCGGCGTCGATCGGTGACGAGTCCATGGCGTAGTCCCGCTCGACCGTGGCCACCCGGACGCGATAATCCCGGTACCACGTGGCGCGGCCGCGGCGCTGCGCCACCAGATGGGCCGCGACCTGCTTCCAGCCGCGGGCCGCCTGCTGGTCGGCCCAGTACGACACGGTGATCCCGACACCGTCACGAGCCGACTCGATGCCGAGGAAACCGGGCTGCTCCCGGGCGAGCCGCTCCATCGACGCGGCCATCGCGGCGTACCCGTGGTCGCCGTCCGCGCGGATCGACGTGAAGATCACCGCGACGTAGGGCGGTGGCGGGGTGTCGGCGAACGGCTGGTCGGGCATGGCCACACGATGCCACAGAGCGATGGCGTGGCGCCGCCCCGTGCCCCCGGCCGGCGAGCGGTGAGGTGGTGCCACCGCCCGGCCGGCGAGCGGTGGCGCTGTCGCCCGGGGTCAGACGAGCACCTCCACCGGCGTACCGGAAACGGGGTTGCCGAACAGCTCGGCGGCGTTGCGGCCGCGCGCGAAGATCTCGTGGCTGACCCGGGCCCCGCCGCCGTCCCCGCGCGGCCAGCCGGAACTGCCGGGCGCGAACGCGATCGCGCCGGCCGGCACCGCGAACACGCCGTCGCTGATGACCACCTCGTGCACCACGGCGCCGATCCGGACCCGGGCCGACGTGCCCGGCGCGGCGGGCGCGTCGTACCAGCTCGTCTTGAGGTTGCCGTAGCCGTCCGAGTACGCCACCGCGCGAACCGGCGCCGGATCGACGGTCACCGGCTCGCCGAGCAGGCCGGTGTCGCCGCGCACCAGGGCGGCCAGCGCGTCGGGGAACACGTCGCGGGACCGGAACTGCGAGCCGGCGTCGGCGACCTCGACGGCGTGCAGCGGCACCTCCTCGTCGGCCAGGAACGACATGCTCGCCCCGGCGGCCACGCCGACCACCAGCACACCCGAGGGCAGCCGGGCCGCGACCAGCCGCTCGCCGGCGTTGTCCTGCCGTGGCCGGTCCTCGTCCTGCCGGGGCGCCACGTTGGCGTAGAGCACCCGGTCCGGCGGGCCGTCGCCGAAGGCGAGCTGGGCGAGGCAGAAGCCGGCGCTGACCGTGTCGAACGGCGGCACCGGGATGGCCGTGACCTCGGCCTCGGGCAGCAGCAGGGCGAGGCGCTGGCGCACCTCGGCGAAGGCGAGATCCCCGACCCCGTAGTCGGCGACGACCGTGAGCAGCACGGAGTCAGCCTACGGGGTACGGCGCCCGCGCGCGCGGTTCCACCCGCCTCGGTCACCGCGAAGCCGTCCGGATCGGACGCTCGTGCCGCGCGCGGTTACGCCCACCCCGGTCACCGCGAAGCCGCCCGGATCGGACGCGCCTGGCCCCGCGCGGGGTCCGCCCCGGTCGGGCGGACCCGGTGGGTGGCGGATCCCCGCGGACGCGGAATCGTTCTTCGGCCGCCGCCGACACCCGTGACCGTGGATCGCCGGGGACCGGGGGTGCGTCGCTGTTCTGTACCTACTAGTATGTACGGGTGACTGGAGCCGGTTCCACCCGTGACCATCTGATCGAGAGCACTCAGGAGCTTCTCTGGGAACGCGGCTACGCCGCGACGAGCCCGCGCGCCATCCTGGACCGCGCCGGTGCCGGGCAGGGCAGCATGTACCACCACTTCCGGGGCAAGGAAGACCTGGCCGCGGCGGCGATGGCGGCCACCGCGCAACAGTTGCTCGCCCGGGCCGAGGCGGCTCTGACCGGCGAGGGCTCCGCGTTCGAGCGCCTGGCCGGCTACCTGCTGCGCCAGCGCGAGGTTCTGCGCGGGTGCCCGGTGGGCCGGATGACCGGCGACGCCGACGTGCTGGAGTCCGCGGTCCTGCGGCGGCTGGTCGCCACCACGTTCGACAGTCTGCGGGCACACGTCGACGCGGTCGTCCGGGCCGGGGTGCGCGACGGCGAATTCGACTCCGCGGTGGACCCCGCCGAGCTCGCCGACACCGTGCTCGCCGTCGTGCAGGGCGGTTACGTGCTGGCCCGCGCGGCCGGGGATCCCGCGCCGTTCGACCGCGCCGTCCGTGGCGCCGTCGCCATGCTCGACCACCTGAGGAGGAAGGACACCGTATGAGGCGGATCGACACCGCGCCGGCCGATCTTCCGGACGGCCCGCGTTCCACCGGCCCGGGCCCCGGGCCGCGGCCGGCCCCGCCGGGGAGCACGCCCGTGACCCGCGCTGCGGCCCCGCACCGTGCGACGACCCGTTCTGGCCGGGGGCGGCGATGAGCGAACCACAGCTGCTGATGCAGTACCCCATCACGCTGCCCGCCGACTACGACATGGAGATCATCCGGACCCGGGTACGCACGAGAGGCGGCGCGCTCGACGATCGCCGGGGTCTGC is a genomic window of Actinoplanes teichomyceticus ATCC 31121 containing:
- a CDS encoding cation diffusion facilitator family transporter; this encodes MSSNHRHDHEHVAAAHRGHAAHDGHPAHDGHAAHGGHATHGGHAAHGGHAAHGGHAGHDHGVRADADRRWLTAALALITVFMAGEVVVGVVARSLALLSDAAHMLTDAAAIVLALIAMRLAARPPKGGYTYGLKRAEILSAQANGLTLLLLGGWLGYEAVQRLLAPPQVAGGLVLATAAVGVVVNVAAAWCMSRANRTSLNVEGAYQHILNDLFAFAATLVAGVVMVFTGFARADAIASLIVVALMATAGVRLLRDSGRVLLEAAPHGVDVDAIGAELAAVPAVAEIHDLHLWQITSGQAALSAHVIVADHADCHTIRGLLERLLHDRHDIRHTTLQVDHADEVVGAAGDEPHCDESHGPIHRGAAPAGRRVHPH
- a CDS encoding cation transporter encodes the protein MSLPLIPSAQAGADGRDGPDRRDGPDGRDGPDGRDGPDRRDLRDSPDRRDRRDGPRRDPLARRIRLLVAATITYNVVEAVVAIAAGTAADSTALIGFGLDSVIEVSSAAAVAWQFAGRDPQARERTALRIIAVSFFALAGYVAAESLRALLSGADAGHSTAGILLAAVSLLVMPGLSAAQRRAGRELRSRTAVADSRQTLLCTYLSAVLLAGLTVDSLFGWSWADPVAALVIAAVAVKEGRETWRGDACCAPRPPAAGGDDGCCAGER
- a CDS encoding ArsR/SmtB family transcription factor, whose product is METVTHGQVLARFGHALSDPTRARLLLALREAPGYPAELADLLGVTRQNLSNHLACLRGCGLVVAVPQGRRTRYELADPRIRHALGDLLGLVLAVDPAACADAAEDCCR
- a CDS encoding antibiotic biosynthesis monooxygenase family protein; protein product: MPDQPFADTPPPPYVAVIFTSIRADGDHGYAAMAASMERLAREQPGFLGIESARDGVGITVSYWADQQAARGWKQVAAHLVAQRRGRATWYRDYRVRVATVERDYAMDSSPIDAG
- a CDS encoding SAM hydrolase/SAM-dependent halogenase family protein, whose product is MLLTVVADYGVGDLAFAEVRQRLALLLPEAEVTAIPVPPFDTVSAGFCLAQLAFGDGPPDRVLYANVAPRQDEDRPRQDNAGERLVAARLPSGVLVVGVAAGASMSFLADEEVPLHAVEVADAGSQFRSRDVFPDALAALVRGDTGLLGEPVTVDPAPVRAVAYSDGYGNLKTSWYDAPAAPGTSARVRIGAVVHEVVISDGVFAVPAGAIAFAPGSSGWPRGDGGGARVSHEIFARGRNAAELFGNPVSGTPVEVLV
- a CDS encoding TetR/AcrR family transcriptional regulator — its product is MTGAGSTRDHLIESTQELLWERGYAATSPRAILDRAGAGQGSMYHHFRGKEDLAAAAMAATAQQLLARAEAALTGEGSAFERLAGYLLRQREVLRGCPVGRMTGDADVLESAVLRRLVATTFDSLRAHVDAVVRAGVRDGEFDSAVDPAELADTVLAVVQGGYVLARAAGDPAPFDRAVRGAVAMLDHLRRKDTV